The Desulfobacterales bacterium sequence AAAATATGTCCCGTCGAAAGTTCATGGCGATAGCCGGCGGCGCAGCGGGGCTTGCGGTAATGGCATCCATGGGCCTGTCCGCAGAGCGCGGTGAGTGCAGCGCCAATATTCCTGCAATCGATATCGATAAAATAGCGGTTGCCGAAAACGAAGCCGATGTGCTGGTGGTGGGCGGCGGAATCGCGGGCCTTTTCGCCGCGGTCAAAGCCCATGATGCCGGCGCCAGCGTCCTCATGGTATCCAAGGGACGTCTCGGCTCATC is a genomic window containing:
- a CDS encoding FAD-binding protein: MEKNQNLKNMSRRKFMAIAGGAAGLAVMASMGLSAERGECSANIPAIDIDKIAVAENEADVLVVGGGIAGLFAAVKAHDAGASVLMVSKGRLGSS